The Spiroplasma endosymbiont of Atherix ibis nucleotide sequence TGTCCAGCAAAGAAAATGTTTTTCTTTCTCATCATTTGTAGCTTTTTATTAAGTATTTTAGGTGAATTTATGAAGTTATTTTTATGCATAACACCAAATCTTTTAAAAAAAGCCTTTTCAAGTCCTGGAAGGGTTGAAAATACTTCTTTTTGTGCAGATCAAGTTAAATTTGTTTGAAAACCTACCATATTATATAAATTATCAATAGCATCATCTTTTCTTAATTGAACTACAGAATAAGGTTTAATTCCATTTTCATTTTCAAGATTGTTTGAAGACATTGCAGATCTTAAAAGTACTTTTTTAGAAATTTTAGCCAATTGTTCAATTGGCTGACATCCTTTAAAAAATATCTCATTTTCAAAATCCTTTAATTTAACTTGTTGAGCATTTATTAATTTTTTATGAAAAATATTAAATTCTGGTTCACTTAGAGGAATACAAATATAACTATTATCATTGCTATGTCTAGATTTATAATAAACTTTTGTAAAATCAATAGATTGCTTTTCTAAAATTGGTGATGAAGCATCTAAATAAAATAATTTTTGCTTTCCTAAGATTTTTTCGATTTTTAATTGAAAATTATTAGAAGATAAAGGACCTGTTGCAATTAAAATAATATCTTGATTCTCTTTATCTATTTCTAAAAATTCCTCTTCAAAAATTTCAATATTTTTATGTTTTCTTATTCTTTCATCTACAAGTTTAGAAAAACATTCTCTATCAACAGCTAAAGCATCATCTGAAGGTATTTGAGTTTTATAAGCGCAATCCAATATAAATGATCCTAATTGCTCAAGTTCCTTTTTTAATATACCTACTGCATTTTGAGTTGAAATACTTCTAAAAGTATTTGAACAAACTAATTATGCAAAATTATCTGATTTTTGAATTTCATTTTTTTGAATTTTCTTTTTCTCATAAAGATGAACTTTAATTCCCTTTTCAGCTAACTGTCAAGCTGCTTCACATCCAGCTAAACCAGCTCCAACTACTATAACTTTCATTATTTTTTCTCCAATAATTCATTTATTTTATTTAAATTTACTGATCCATCTCAACTAGAATAATCTCTTACACATGAACCTACATGAATGTTATTTGATATTTTTTTAAAAATTAGAAAATTTTGTTGATTAATTCCCCCACCAATTAAAATTTTAGTTGATAAATTTAAAGAACATAGTTTATCTATTATTTGTTTGCCTTTTTCAATATCATGTCCACCACTTGTTAGCACATTTGTTATTTTAAGTTCATTTAAAGTTTTATAAGCAATTATAAAATCTTTCACTTCATCAAATGCCTTATGAAATGTTATATCCAAATCTACCTTTACTCTAATAACTTGTTTAATAAATTCAACATCAATTGTTAAATCTTTATTCAAAGCACCAATAACTATTCCATTAGCTTTAGTTTTTGAAATAAATTTAACTTGCTCTAACATTTCTTTTTTCTCATTTTCAGTATAAAAAAAATCTCTTGAAGTATTTCTTACAATTATATTAACTGGTAATTTAGATATGTTACAAGCATTTATTATATCTTCATTAGTTGGTGTTAATCCTCCAACTTTTAATTCTCTACAAAATTCAATTCTATTTGCTTTTGAAATATTTATAAGTTCTATATCTTTCAAATCTTTTGCAATTACTTCTAATAACATTTTATAAATATGCCTCTAATTCTCTTATTTTATCTAATTTTTCTCAATTAAATTCTTTTTTTCCAAAATGTCCATATTTGCTTGTTCTAAAATAAACTGGTGATTTTAATTCTAATTTATCAATAATTGAACTAACTTTAAAATCAAAATTTTCTTTTAAAGCTTTATACATTACATCCATTGAAACTTTATTTGTTCCAAAAGCTTCAATAAATATTGAAACTGGCTCTGATTTGCCAATTGCATAACTAACTTGAATTTCTACTTTATCAGCTAATTTAGCAGCAACCATATTTTTTGCAGCGTAACGACAAATGTAAGCAGCACTTCTATCAACTTTACTTGGATCTTTTCCTGAAAATGCTCCTCCTCCATGACGTGAATAACCACCATAAGTATCAACTATTATTTTTCTTCCTGTAAGTCCAGTATCTCCTTTTGGTCCTCCTATAACAAATCTTCCTGTAGGATTTATTAGTACATTAAAATCAGTATTTAAATTGTATCTTTTTGCTATTACATCCATAATATTAAATTTAATAAATTTTTCAAATTCCTCTTTATTATAGTTAACATCATGTTGAATTGACATTAAAATGGTTTCAATTCTTGGATTATTTTCATTTGTATAATCCATTGTCACTTGTGATTTCATATCAGGTTGAGCTCATTTAAATTTTTTTGCCTTTCTCAATTTTGAAGCAATATGAACTAAATCATGAGCAACTTGAATTGAATATGGCATATATGTTGGTGTTTCATTATTTGCATAACCAAACATAATTCCTTGATCTCCTGCACCCATTTCCTTTTGTTCAACACCTATAGCAATATCTGGTGATTGAGTATTTATTTTCACTAAAATTTCACAAGTATTTGGATCAATTCCAGTTTCAGAATTATTATATCCAACTCTTTCTAAGACTCATCTTGCAATTGATACATAATCAACTTTAGCTTTAGTTGTAATTTCTCCCCCAATTAATAAGTAATTTTCAGTGAGAAAAGTTTCACATGCCACTTTTGCATTTGGATCTTGTTTTAAACATTCATCTAAAATAGCATCACTTATTTGATCACAAATTTTATCAGGATGTCCCTCAGAAACTGATTCACTAGTAAATAATCTTTTCATAATTTTTATCCTCTAAAATAAAAACTTCTCCTAACAAAAGAGAATTTTTTTTCTCTCATTGCTGGTTTCCCCTTAATTTGAGCACCTAATTGAATATGTTGCTACCACTTCATCGAGTTTTTTCTCTCAGCAGTTCTTAATAAGATTTTTAAGTTTTCTAAAGTAATAATATCAAATATTTATAAACTTTTAATTATTAAATCAAATATTTTTTCTGAATCTTTAGTATTTAAAATATAGTGCTTATATCCTTTAACTTTTTCTAAAATATATTTGTCTTTATTAAGCTTTGATAAATATTTAGCAATTTTTTTTGAATTACAATAAAAATCATTATTTGAAAGTATTAATAATATTTTTTCTTTTGATTTATTAAGATTTTTAATGCTAATCCTATTAGATTTTTTTCATAAATAATAATCTTTTACATTAAATAAATTTTTAGTTATATTTTCATCTTCAATTTTTTTTGCAAAATTACTGTCATCTGTTAAGTCCAAACCATTAATAGAACTTATAAGTTTTGTATTTGCTTTAAATAAAGTTCCTCATCAAAGTTTTAAATAAAAACCAAAAGTTTTTTGATAAGCATCATTTAATCTTAAAGAACAAGAAATAATTTTATGAACTTTCTCATTATCTGATAAAAAACTTGCTATTGTTGAACCAAAACCTTCTCCTAATAAAATAATTTTTGATTTTGAATTTTTTTCACTAATATCTTCAACTATTTCTTTTAAATCAGAAACTGTTCAACCAAAATGAAATTGCTTTTCAACTATATTTTCTCCACAATTTCTTTGATCAAAAGAAACTAATGAACAATTACTTTTTTTATTTTTACTTAATCAAATTTGCATTTTATCGAAGTCTTTTCGATTTCTAAACATATCATGAATTCCAATAATTATATATTCACTATTAGGATTAATTTCTCCAAATCATCTAAGTTCATAACCATCACTTGTTTTAAACATTTTCTTTTTAATTAATTCACTTTTAATAATTGGATTTCTTTTAGTTTTAAGTTTATTAAAACTAATAATTCTAATTATTAAAGCTAATAAAAAAATAAAAACAAATGTAGATAATATTGAATAAATAATTATACTCAATAAGCTTCAAACAGCTTCTCAAACTTCCATAAAATCCCCTTCTCTAATTTTAAAGAAAAAACACCTTTCTAAGTGTTTATTTTTGTAAATACTTATTAATTTTTATTTGATAAATCTAATGCATATACATCAAATTGTCCCATAAATCAAAATGCAAATATAACACTTTGTTTTCTAATTATAAACTCTTGACTACCCATAACATTAATTGCTTCATATATAAGATTTCCAGCATCTTGTTCTAAATTAATTCTAATATTTTCAAAATCATAAACTGGAGCTCTACCATATATTTCATTTTTACTTTCTAATTCAATTTCTGTTATAACTCTTTTAAACGTATCTTTATATTTTAAGGCCTTTGTAAGTTTTTCTTCTATACCCACACAAATATTTTGAATTTCTTTATCTAAAGCAAACAATGTTTCGTGTAAATTTCTAAGTTTATCATGTCTTCTCATATTTTATGCTCCTAAAAATATCCTTTATCAAAAATATTATACACAAATTTTTATTAAATCTTTTTTCTAATCAATAAGTTAATTAAATATTAATTTATTATTCTTTTATATTTTTTTACTTAATTTGCAATCTTTCTATAGAAATAGCTTTATTTTCATTATTTACAGATAAAATAACACCACAAAGTATACCTTGATTTTCTGAAGGTTTAAATTTCACTGGTAATCCAGTTTTTTCTTTATATATAACTTCTTCAGGATTTGCACCAATTATTGAGTTAATTGGTCCTGTCATTCCCAAATCTGTAATAAATGCTGTTCCTTTTGGAAGTATTCTTTCATCAGCTGTTTGTACATGTGTGTGTGTGCCAACAAGAGCTGTAATAATGCCATCATAATTTCAAGCAAATGCAATTTTTTCTGCACTAGTTTCTGCATGAAAATCAACTATATGAATATCAGAATTATCCTTTTCAATTATTTTGTTCATAACTTCATAGGGATTATTTACATGTTCCATAAAACTTTTACCCGTTAAATTTGTTATTCTTATTTTTTTATTTTTTCAACTATATTGATTTGTTCCAACACCTAAATTAAAAGAGTTCATATTTGCAGGTCTTAGAAGATCATTAACTTCATTAATATATTCCAATGTTTCTCTTATTTTAAATACATGATTGCCTGTAGTAATTACATCAACTCCAAGTTTTTTAAGAAATTCATAATGGTTTTTGTTTATACCTTTTCCATGACTTATATTTTCTCCATTAACAACAATAAAGTTAATATTGTTTTTTTTCACAATTGATTTCAAATGTTTTTCTAATATATCTCTTCCTGATTTAGAGTAAACATCTCCTATTATTAAAAAATTCATTACAGATTTTTCTCCACTTCCATTATCAATTGATCAATTGATATTTTACTAATTTTGGCTTTGTCTAAAATTTCTTTTATTTTTGCATTTTTTGCCTTCAAATTTAATTTATTTTCTAAATCCAATAATATTGTTGAAGTTTTATTGATACTATCATAAACTGCATTTCTTGAAACACCAAATTCCTCTGAAATTTCTTGTAAAGTTAAATCCTCAAAAAAATATAATTCAAAATATTGAGATTGCTTTTCAGTTAATAAATTTTTGTAGCAATCATACAATTCAGCTAAATTAACTGTTTTTTGAATATCTTGATTAATCATTTTTATCATTTTCCATAAAATTAGATGTTAATTCTCAAATGTAATTATCAACATCAAATTCTTCTATATCATTGACAGTTTCACCTGTTCCAATTAACTTAACAGGTATATTTAAAATATCTTTAATTGCAAGTGCTATTCCGCCCTTACTAGTACCATCCATTTTTGTAAGAACTATTCCAGTAACATTAGTTGTTTCTGAAAATGCTTTTGCCTGACTTATTCCATTTTGTCCTGTTTGAGCATCAATGACCAATAATCTTTCGTGTGGTCCATCAATTACACTTTTTTGAATAATTTTAGTCATTTTTTCTAATTCTTTCATTAAATTTTCTTTATTTTGAAGTCTTCCAGCTGTATCAATTAATAGTAAATCATATTTTTCTTCAGTTGCTTTTTTAATACCATCAAAAACTACACTTGCAGGATCTTTAGAATTATTTTGAGATTTTATCAAATCTACATTTTTAAGTCTTTTATCACATCATTCTTGTAATTGCTCAACAGCTCCTGCTCTAAATGTATCTGCTGCTGCAATTAAAACTTTTTTTCCCATATTTGAATAATAATTTGCTATTTTTGCAATACTTGTTGTTTTACCTACACCATTTACACCAACCATTATAAAAACATTTAATCTATTATCTTTATAATTTAATTCTGTTTTAAAATTTCTATTATCTGTATATGTTTCATATATTTGTTCTACTAATATTTCTTTTATTTCATTAAAAGAATGTTTAGGTTTTGATTTTTTTTGCACTCTATTAGAAATTTCTAAAACCATTTTCATACCCATATCAGTTTTAATTAAAATATTTTCTAATTCTTCAAAAAAATCAGAGTTTGGCTCTTTATAATTTTTACTTAATTTTTTAATATCAATTGAAAAAGTTAATGTATTTTTATGGTCCTTTTTGTGTTTTTTAATTTGTTTTTTTGACTCTCTTCTTTGTTTTAAATTACTTCAAAATCCCATAAAATTTCCTCTTTTCTCTTAATTAATTGTATAATAAAAATAATATATTATAAATATATTAATGTGTGAGGGAAAAAATATGAAAAAACTACTATCAGTTTGACTTTCTTTAAGTTTAGCTGTTTCAGCTGGAGTTACGTCAAGTTTAAAAAATGAAAATAAAAACGCAACTAAATATTCAAGATATTTAACAGCTATGGATGACTTTTTATATTACAAAGTTGATAATAAAATTGATATAAAGAATTTAACAAATGATAACTTTAAAGAAATTTTAAAAGAATCTTTTTATGTAGATGATTTTGGAAAAGAATTATTTAATAGTATCAATTTTGAAATTTTAAAAATAGAAAATGCAGAGATAACAGTTCTTTTTAAAGATAAAAAAGATTTAAAAATCTTAAAAGAAAATATAATACTTAAGTTCAATTTAGTATTATTTAATTACGATAAAATTGACGATTTTATTTATGTAATGAACAATTTTTTAAAAAATAATCTATTAGTATTGAAAAAAAATAATTATATTCAATTAGAAATTGAAGATTTACTAAAATCTAAATTTAAAAAAATATTTGACAGATATTCTTCATCATTACTATTTTTAGATAATATTAATGAATTTTGAGAGTTTATAGATTTTGAAGAATTAGAAAGTAAGGATCCCAAATATTTAGAAGCTAGTTTTTTAAATGATACAAAATTAAACTTTAAATTATTAAGAGATTCAGAATCTTTTGGAAATAAAGAATTTGATAAATATATTAACTTTTCTATAAACGAAGATATATTTAAAAGAGAAATATTTAATTGAATTAAAAAACATTCTTTTTTTAAAGAAAACATTAAAAACTATGATGATATATTTACAATTGAGCAATTAGAAAAAAACAAAGTTACAATTTCTTTATCAGATAAATTATTTACAGTTCCAAAATTAATTACTTTAAATAAAATAAAAAGTCATTCTTTTAAAAGAATGACTCTCTAGCTTTTTGTTTAACTTCTACAGAAGCTGTAAAAGGAATTCTTGTTGTATATCCCTGTTTTGCAGCAACAATTTTTTTAGTTGGTCAAACTTGAATGTCTTGATTTCATCTTGAAACATAATCATTATAATTACTTCTTGCAGCTGATATTTCTCTTTGAGTATAATCATTTTTTTGCATTGCTGCTATAATTGTTTCTTGAGATTTTAAATCTGGATATCTTTCAAAAGCAACATTTATTTTTCCATATACTTTATCTAATTGTTCAGATAATTCACTACTTCTTGTAGCATCAAAATTATTTCCTGATCTTAATCCAGCTACACCTTTCATAACATCTTTATCTAAATTAATTGATTTTTCTAAAAGACCTGCAACATTTTGAAGCACTTGATAACGTTGTTCTAAGTAATTATCTACTTCACTTGCTGAAGATTGAATTCTTTGTTCTAATTTTAAAAAATAGTTTTTTGCCCCTATTTTTTTAAAAGTAAATATTAAACCTGGCAAGATTAATAGTAATCATAAAAATATTTCAAATACTACTGATCCAGCTCCAACTTTAACTTCTAATTGTTTATTTATAACTCTAATATCTTGTCCTTCTTCTTTGAAAGGACCATTTTGTTCATCTAATAAATTTGCCATTTTTTTTCTCCTACAAACTTATTTTATCAAGTTTTACTTATTATTATTAATTTTTTCTAACAGTATTCTTTGATTTTCTGTTAATCCCTCTTCACTTAAAATTGTTGCTAAAATATTATTTGTTTTAACTATTTCAGAGTGATCTATTGAAAGTCTAGAAGTAAATTCATTTAAAGTGTCAATAATTTTATTTGAATTTATTGAAGTTTTTTCATCATTTAAAGTACTAATTACCATATTTGATTCTTTAATTACTTTATTATATTCATCTCAAGGAACAGGAACAGAATGCATTCTTCCATCTACCCCTCAAACTAAAACATAATCAACTTTTGGAGTTATACTATAACCTTCAGCAATAACATTTATATATTCATTATTACCATCTTTTTTAATAAAGCTAGTT carries:
- a CDS encoding TIGR00282 family metallophosphoesterase; the encoded protein is MNFLIIGDVYSKSGRDILEKHLKSIVKKNNINFIVVNGENISHGKGINKNHYEFLKKLGVDVITTGNHVFKIRETLEYINEVNDLLRPANMNSFNLGVGTNQYSWKNKKIRITNLTGKSFMEHVNNPYEVMNKIIEKDNSDIHIVDFHAETSAEKIAFAWNYDGIITALVGTHTHVQTADERILPKGTAFITDLGMTGPINSIIGANPEEVIYKEKTGLPVKFKPSENQGILCGVILSVNNENKAISIERLQIK
- a CDS encoding serine aminopeptidase domain-containing protein, with the translated sequence MEVWEAVWSLLSIIIYSILSTFVFIFLLALIIRIISFNKLKTKRNPIIKSELIKKKMFKTSDGYELRWFGEINPNSEYIIIGIHDMFRNRKDFDKMQIWLSKNKKSNCSLVSFDQRNCGENIVEKQFHFGWTVSDLKEIVEDISEKNSKSKIILLGEGFGSTIASFLSDNEKVHKIISCSLRLNDAYQKTFGFYLKLWWGTLFKANTKLISSINGLDLTDDSNFAKKIEDENITKNLFNVKDYYLWKKSNRISIKNLNKSKEKILLILSNNDFYCNSKKIAKYLSKLNKDKYILEKVKGYKHYILNTKDSEKIFDLIIKSL
- the ylxM gene encoding YlxM family DNA-binding protein gives rise to the protein MINQDIQKTVNLAELYDCYKNLLTEKQSQYFELYFFEDLTLQEISEEFGVSRNAVYDSINKTSTILLDLENKLNLKAKNAKIKEILDKAKISKISIDQLIMEVEKNL
- a CDS encoding copper homeostasis protein CutC yields the protein MLLEVIAKDLKDIELINISKANRIEFCRELKVGGLTPTNEDIINACNISKLPVNIIVRNTSRDFFYTENEKKEMLEQVKFISKTKANGIVIGALNKDLTIDVEFIKQVIRVKVDLDITFHKAFDEVKDFIIAYKTLNELKITNVLTSGGHDIEKGKQIIDKLCSLNLSTKILIGGGINQQNFLIFKKISNNIHVGSCVRDYSSWDGSVNLNKINELLEKK
- a CDS encoding LemA family protein; its protein translation is MANLLDEQNGPFKEEGQDIRVINKQLEVKVGAGSVVFEIFLWLLLILPGLIFTFKKIGAKNYFLKLEQRIQSSASEVDNYLEQRYQVLQNVAGLLEKSINLDKDVMKGVAGLRSGNNFDATRSSELSEQLDKVYGKINVAFERYPDLKSQETIIAAMQKNDYTQREISAARSNYNDYVSRWNQDIQVWPTKKIVAAKQGYTTRIPFTASVEVKQKARESFF
- the ftsY gene encoding signal recognition particle-docking protein FtsY is translated as MGFWSNLKQRRESKKQIKKHKKDHKNTLTFSIDIKKLSKNYKEPNSDFFEELENILIKTDMGMKMVLEISNRVQKKSKPKHSFNEIKEILVEQIYETYTDNRNFKTELNYKDNRLNVFIMVGVNGVGKTTSIAKIANYYSNMGKKVLIAAADTFRAGAVEQLQEWCDKRLKNVDLIKSQNNSKDPASVVFDGIKKATEEKYDLLLIDTAGRLQNKENLMKELEKMTKIIQKSVIDGPHERLLVIDAQTGQNGISQAKAFSETTNVTGIVLTKMDGTSKGGIALAIKDILNIPVKLIGTGETVNDIEEFDVDNYIWELTSNFMENDKND
- the metK gene encoding methionine adenosyltransferase yields the protein MKRLFTSESVSEGHPDKICDQISDAILDECLKQDPNAKVACETFLTENYLLIGGEITTKAKVDYVSIARWVLERVGYNNSETGIDPNTCEILVKINTQSPDIAIGVEQKEMGAGDQGIMFGYANNETPTYMPYSIQVAHDLVHIASKLRKAKKFKWAQPDMKSQVTMDYTNENNPRIETILMSIQHDVNYNKEEFEKFIKFNIMDVIAKRYNLNTDFNVLINPTGRFVIGGPKGDTGLTGRKIIVDTYGGYSRHGGGAFSGKDPSKVDRSAAYICRYAAKNMVAAKLADKVEIQVSYAIGKSEPVSIFIEAFGTNKVSMDVMYKALKENFDFKVSSIIDKLELKSPVYFRTSKYGHFGKKEFNWEKLDKIRELEAYL